The Delphinus delphis chromosome 2, mDelDel1.2, whole genome shotgun sequence genome contains a region encoding:
- the LOC132420082 gene encoding small ubiquitin-related modifier 1-like yields MSDQEAKPSTEDLGDKKEGENTKLKVIRQDSSEIHFKVKMMTHHKKLKESYCQRQGVPMNSLRFLFEGQRIADTHTPKELGMEEEDVIEVYQKQMGAFNGLDFFILLPQSFFYF; encoded by the coding sequence ATGTCTGACCAGGAGGCAAAACCTTCAACTGAGGACTTGGGGgataagaaggaaggagagaacacTAAACTCAAAGTCATCAGACAGGATAGCAGTGAGATTCACTTCAAGGTGAAAATGATGACGCATCACAAGAAACTCAAAGAATCATACTGTCAAAGACAGGGAGTTCCCATGAATTCACTCAGGTTTCTCTTTGAAGGTCAGAGAATTGCTGACACTCACACTCCAAAAGAACTGGGAATGGAGGAAGAAGATGTGATTGAAGTTTATCAGAAACAAATGGGGGCATTCAAtggtttagatttttttattcttctccctcaatcctttttttatttttaa